Within the Thiohalobacter sp. IOR34 genome, the region GGGGGGCGCCTTTTTCCTTTCCACGAACAGGAAACACAGCATGCAACGACTGATCATCCTGCCGCTGCTCTGGCTGCTGCTGACCGGCCTCGCCCTGGCTCGCGGCACCTACCAGACCCCTGGCGACTTCATCGATCAGGCCTTCGACGGTGATCCGCCCAGGGCGCGGGTCCTCTGGCTGAAGGGGGCGCTGCGCAAAGAGGTCGAGGACCTCCTCGGCCACCGTTATCCCAGCCTGCGCATCCGCTACTGGGCACGGGGGGCGCGCAGCGCCTGGATCCTCGACGAGATCGGCAAGGACGAACCCATCACCGTCGGCGTGGTGGTCGACACCGGCCGCATCGACCGGCTGCGGGTACTGGTGTTCCGCGAGTCGCGAGGCGACGAGGTCCGCCATCCCTTCTTCACCCGCCAGTTCGAGGGCGCGGCGCTCGACGGGCGGCAACGGCTGGACCGCGGCATCGACAACATCTCCGGCGCCACCCTCTCGGTGCGTGCCCTGAAGAAACTCGCCCGGCTGGCCCTGCTGCTCGACCGCTGGCGCAACCGCCAGGCGCCCGAGGAATGAACCCCGCCCACGGAGAAGAGCCGGCATGACCCGCCACAAACGCCGGCGCCTTCCGCTGCGCTCGCTCTATGTCTGGCACCGCTATCTCGGCGTCGCCGTGGCCCTGCTGGTGACGCTGCTCGCCATCAGCGGCCTGCTGCTCAACCACACCGAGGCGCTGCAACTCGACAGCCGCCCGGTGCGCAGCGCCTGGCTGCTCGACTGGTACGGCATCGAGGCCCCCGAGCTGCAGCAGCACTTCAGCGCCGCGGGCCATGACTTCAGCCAGCTCGACCGACAGCTGTATCTCGACCGGCAGCCGATCGAGGGCGAATATCACCGGCTGTTCGGCGTCGTCTCGCTCGACGACCTCTATGTGGTGGGGGTGGGCGATGGCCTGCTGCTGCTCAGCCCGGAAGGCGAGCGTATCGAGCTGCTGGAGCGCAGCGCGGGACTGCCGGCCGGGCTGCGCGCCCTGGGGGTGGATGGCGAAGGCCGGCTGCTGCTTCGTGCTGCCGGCGGTCTCTTCCGCCCGGACGCCGACTTCCTGAGCTGGCATCCACTGGCCGGGGAAGACGAGGCGGCCCACTGGTCGAAGGCGAGCCCGCCGCCGCCCCGCCTGGCCAGGCAACTGCGACAGGCCTACCGCGCCGGCATCCTGCCCCTGGAGCGAGTGGTTCTGGACCTGCACAGCGGGCGTATTCTCGGTCCCTGGGGCGTCTGGCTGATGGACGCCGCGGCGCTCGGCCTGCTGCTGCTCGCCGCCAGCGGCAGCCTCCTCTGGTGGCAACAGCAGCGCAAGCGCCGCGCCCACCGCCGCGAACGATCGAAGCGCGGAGCGCACAGGGGACCAACGAGGCAATAGACAACACCGGCCTCTGGCCACCCCGTGGCCTCTGATCGCGGTCTGGCCCTGCTCCTACATGCGGGCCAATTACTTGCCGGCGCGGATCAGCCCGCCGAGCCCGGCCTCGTCCAGGGCATTGTGCAGCAGGGCGCGGATGGCGCCCGCCTTCTCCAGGCCGAGCGCGGCCTCGACCAGTTCCCGCGCCCGCTGGCGGGAGATGGTGCGCAGCACCCACTTGACGCGCGGCAGGCTGCCGGCGCTCATGCTCAGGCTGTCGACGCCCAGCCCCAGCAGCAGGATGGCCGCCGCGGGATCGCCGGCCATCTCGCCGCAGACGCTGACCGGCCGCCCCTGACCGTGGGCCCCGTCGACGATCTGCTGCAGGGCACGCAGCACCGCCGGGTGCAGGCTGTCGTAGAGTTCCGCCACCCGCGGGTTGTTGCGGTCCACGGCCAGCAGATACTGGGTCAGGTCGTTGGTGCCGACGGAGAAGAAATCGACCCGCTGCGCCAGGGCATCGATCTGATAGAGCACCGAGGGCACCTCGATCATCACCCCCAGCGGCGGCAGACGCACCGGGATACCGTCCTCCTGCAGCTCGCGGTGGGCACGACGCAGCAGGTCCATCGCCTCGTCCACCTCCGCCACGTCGCTGACCATGGGCAGCATCAGGCGCAGGTTGGACAGCCCCTGGCTGGCGCGCAGGATGGCGCGCAGCTGGGTCAGGAAGAGTTCCGGATGATCCAGCATCAGGCGCACGCCGCGCCAGCCGAGGAAGGGATTGTCCTCGACCACGGGAAAATAGGGCAGCGCCTTGTCACCGCCGACATCCAGGGTGCGCAGGGTCACCGGCGAGGGGGAGAAGCCCTCCAGCACCTGGCGGTAGATGCGAGTCTGCTCGTCCTCCGAGGGGAAGCCGTCGCGGATCATGAAGGGCACCTCGGTGCGATACAGACCGACGCCATCGGCGCCACTGCGCAGCGAGGGCGAGATGTCGGACAGCAGGCCGGTGTTGACGTACAGCGGCATGCGCAGCCCGTCCGGGGTCTCGGCCGGCAGCGCGGCCAGTTGCTCCAGCCCCGCCTTGAGTTCGTCCTCCTCGCGCACCAGGCGCTGGAACTCCTCCAGCATGGCCGGTGTCGGCTTGACGAAGACCCGGCCGCGGTAGCCGTCGACCACCAGCGGCTGCCCTTCCAGGCGCCCCGCCGGCAGCTCGTCCACACCCATCACCGCCGGGATGCCGAGGGCATGAGCGAGGATGGCCACGTGCGAGGAGCCGGAGCCACGCGCCGAGACTACCCCCACCAGCCGCTGCGGCGGGATCTCGGCCAGCTGGGCGGCACTGATCTCCTCGCCGACCAGCACCGTCGGACCGTCCACCTCGGCATGGGCCGGTGTGTCCTGCTCGAGATGGGCGAGGATGCGGCGCCCCAGATCGCGGATGTCGGCGGCCCGCTCGCGCAGATAGGGGTCGTCCATGTCCTCGAAGATGGTGACGTGCTCGGCAATGGTCTCGCGCAGCGCCCCCGGGGCCCAGTTGCCGGCCCGGATGCGTTCGATCCCGCCGTCCACCAGGGTGTCGCTGGAGAGCATCAGGGCGAAGGCCTCGAACAGCGCCAGGTCCTCGGCCGGCAGGGCACTGCCCAGCCGTTCCCCGAGGGTACGGAACTCGGCCTCCACCCCGGCCAGGGCCTTGCGGTAGCGCGCCACCTCACGCTCGATCGCCTCGCCCTCGATGCGGTGATCGGGGATCGCCTCCAGCTTGGCCGGCGGATAGACCACCAGGGCATTGCCGATCGCCAGTCCCGGCGACCCCGGCAGGCCGCGCAGGGTGAAGGCCTTGCCAGCCACCTCCTGCAGCAGCTGGGCGACCCCGCCCGAGGCCTCGGCGTGGCTGATGGCCCCGGCCAGCTGCGCCGCCAGGGTCAGCAGGAAGGTCTCGTCCTGCTCGCCGAAACGGCGCCGTGCCCGCTGCCGCACCACCAGTACGCCGAGCACCGTGCGGTGCTGGATGATGGGCACGCCGAGAAAGCCGTGGTAGGCCTGTTCGCCGGTGTCATGGATGTGCTTGTAGCGGCGGTGGCTGGGCCCGCTCTCGAGATTGACCGTCTCGGCCCGCTCCACCACCAGGCCCACCAGCCCCTCCCCGGGGCGCAGCCGGACCCGGCCGATGGAGGCCGGATTGAGGCCCTCGGTGGCCATCAGCACCAGGCGGTCGTCGCTGAAGTCGCGGAAATAGACCGAGGCCGCATCCACCCCCATGGCCGCCTTGACCCGGCGGACGATGATGTTCAACGCCTCCTGGAGATCGGTGGCCTCGCTGACCTCCTGGATGATTCGGCGCAACCTGTGCAGCATCGACAATCCCTGAAACTAATCGAACGGTGAATGGTTTCGGCCCTGGTGGCCGGGCAACATCGAGACGAGGGGTGGATGCCGGCGACCCCGGCGGCCGGCGGTGCGACCCGGGGTGGACCAGGAACCTGTCCAAGTCACATGCGGCTACTGCAACGCGCAGATGACTCGGACAGGCTCCTAGCGGCGGTGGTGGCGGACCTGCGCCTGACCCGAATGCGGGATGGGCGGCACGCCGTCCGGGAACAACAGGGGCGCCAGCTCACGCAGGGCGCGCTTGTAGACGCCACGCTTGAAGGACACCACCTCGTGCAGCGGATGCCAGTAGCTGACCCAGCGCCAGCGGTCGAACTCGGGATGATCGGTCCGGTCCAGCCGCACGCGGGACTCGTTGCCGATCAGCTGGAGCAGGAACCAGACCTGCTTCTGGCCGATGCACACCGGCCGGCAGTGTCGGCGGATGAAACGGTCGGGCAGGCGATAACGCAGCCAGCCGCGGGTGGCGCCCATGATGCGCACGTCCTCCGGGGCCAGGCCCACCTCCTCGCCCAGCTCCCGGTACAGGGCCTCCTCCGGCGTCTCGTCCGTGCGGATCCCGCCCTGGGGGAACTGCCAGGCCTCCTGACCGATGCGCCGGGCCCACAGCAGGCGCCCGTCCCGATTGCTCAGGATGATGCCCACGTTCGGCCGATACCCATCGATATCAATCACTTGCCATCCCCATGCGGAAAACCGGAGGTTCCTCGACGATTCTCCCACAAACCGGCTGTGGCGGGCAAACCACAGCTGGGGACGGCTGGTGATTGTCCTTGCCCCCGGGTACCACTATCCTGAGCGACCCGACCCCTGCCCCGGAGGAAGACCGTCTTGACCCTGGCACTGTTCGATCTCGACAACACCCTGCTGGCGGGTGACAGCGACTATCTCTGGGGACACTTCCTGGTCGAACAGGGGATCGTCGACGGCGACGAATACGAACGTGAGAATCAGCGCTTTTACGATCAGTACAAGGCAGGAACCCTGGATATCGACGAATTTCTCGCCTTTTCCCTGCAGCCACTGGCGGCCCACGAGCCCCGCCAGCTGCATGCCTGGCGGGAGACCTTCCTGCACACCCTGATCGACCCCATCATCCTGCCGGCGGGGCGCGAGCTGCTGGAGCGCCACCGCCAGGCTGGCGATACCCCGGTGATCATCACCGCCACCAACCGCTTCGTCACCGCCCCCATCGCCGAGCGCCTGGGGGTGGAGCACTTGCTCGCCACCGAGGTGGAGATGCGCGACGGCCGCTACACCGGCCGCAGCTGCGGCATCCCCTGCTTCCAGGAGGGCAAGGTACGGCGCCTGGAGGCCTGGCTGGCCGAGCAGGGCGAAACCCTGGACGGCAGCTGGTTCTACAGCGACTCCCACAACGACCTGCCCCTGCTGGAACGGGTCAGCCGGCCGGTTGCGGTGGACCCGGACGAGTCGCTGCGGCATACCGCCCTGGAACGCGGCTGGCCAGTGATCAGCCTGCGTGACTGAAGGCATGCCGCGTACCCTGCCCCTGCTGCTCGGCCTGGCCATGCTCGGCCTGGCCAGCCTGGCGCTGGCACTGATGGCCGGCAGCATCCCGCTCAGGACCAGCCAGGTCTGGGCGGCCCTGCTCGGCGACGGCGCCGGCGAGGCCGGCCGCATTGTCCTCGAGCTGCGCCTGCCGCGGGCCCTGACCGCCTTCGCGGTCGGCGGCCTGCTGGCCCTGGCCGGCAGCCTGCTGCAGGTGCTGCTGCGCAACCCGCTGGCCGATCCCTATGTGCTCGGCACCTCGGGCGGGGCGGCGGTCGGCGCGCTCGGCGCCCTGCTGCTGGGGCTCGGCAGCCTCGGCCTCGGCGCCGGCGCCTTCCTCGGCGCCCTGGCCTCCACCCTGCTGGTGTTCGGCCTGGCGCGCGGCCTCTACGACTGGTCCTCGACCCGGCTGCTGCTGACCGGCATCGTGGTCGCGGCCGGCTGGGGGGCGCTGATCGCCTTCCTCCTCACCATCAGCCCGGAGCGCTACCTGCGCGGCATGCTGTTCTGGCTGATGGGCGACATCGGCGACCCCAGCCTGCCGCTGGCCGGCCTCTGGGCCCTGCCCCTGACCCTGACCGCGGCCTGGCTGCTGGCCCGGCCACTCGACCTGCTGGCCCGTGGCGAGCTGACCGCCGCCAGCCTCGGCGTGGCCGTCAGCGGCGTGCGCCTGGCCGTCTACGCCCTGACCGCGCTGGCCACCGCGGTCAGCGTCAGCTACGCCGGCAGCGTCGGCTTCGTGGGCCTGATCGTGCCGCACATGCTGCGCCTGGCCGGGGCGCGCAGTCATCGCAGCCTGCTGCCCGGGGCTGCCCTGGCCGGCGGCAGCCTGCTGGTTCTGGCCGACACCGCGGCACGCAGCCTGTTCGCCCCGCTGCAGCTCCCGGTCGGCATCCTCACCGCGCTGATCGGCGTACCGGCCTTCCTGTTCCTGCTGCTGCGCCAGGCGCCACGGGAGGTCACATGAGCCACCTGGAGTGTCTCGGGCTTGGCGTCGAGATCGGCGGCAAATGGATCTGCCGCGACACCGATCTGGCGTTTGCGCCCGGCCAGTGCTGGGCTCTGCTCGGTCGCAACGGCAGCGGCAAGACCACCCTGCTGCACACCCTGGCCGGCCTGCGGCCGCCGGCGGCCGGCGAGGTGCGGCTCGACAGCCGCCCGCTGGCGGTCTGGCCGAGGCGGCCGCTGGCGCAGCGCCTCGGCCTGCTGCTGCAGGACAGCCATGATGCCTTCCCGGCGACGGTGATGGAGACGGCGCTGATGGGCCGCCATCCCCACCTCTCCAACTGGGGCTGGGAGACGGCCGCCGACCGGGCCATCGCCCGGCGCTCGCTGGCTCGGCTGGGACTGGAGGAGATGGCGAAGCGTGAGGTGCACAGTCTGTCCGGCGGCGAGCGGCGGCGCCTGGCCCTGGCCACCCTGCTCACCCAGGACCCGCAACTGCTGCTGCTGGACGAGCCGACCAACCACCTCGACCTGGCGCACCAGATCCAGTGTCTGCGGCTGTTCCGCGAACTGGCCGCGGAGGGGCGCACGGTGCTGATGGTGCTGCACGACATCAACCTGGCGGCGCGCTTCGCCGACCATGTGCTGCTGCTCGATGGCGGCCGCATCGAAACCGGACCGCTGGAGGCACTGTTCGATGCCGAGCGCCTTGGGCGGGTATTCGGCCATCCGCTGCGCGCCATCGAGACCGGCGACGGCCAGCGGCTCTGGCTGCCGCTTTAGCCCGGATATTGCACCAAGGATTCGATTCTCAGGGCGGAGCCGGCAAAGCAGGTTGGTCGATCGCCCGCAGAAGCATAGCTGTAGCTATGGTTCAAGGGCGATCGGCCAGGATGCGCAGCCAGATGCGTCCTGACAAAATCGCCGGGAGCGATTTTGAACAGCCGCAAGGCTGGCCCGTAGGGCGGAGGGCAGGATGCCCGGAGTCAATCGAATAGGCGCAAACCTTCACCCGCCCAGCCGGGCCTGTCATTGCCTAGCAGCCCCTGGATCATGGCTCGAACCTCTCTCGTGCGGGCCGCCTTGGTGCAATATCCGGGTTTGTCAGGTCCCTCGATCCTCCACCCCGAGCGCGGCGAGGAACAGGTCGATGAGGCTGTCGACCAGGGTCGGCAGCGGCATGTCGGCGAGGCGCCCCGGGGCATGCAGGCAGGTACTGTATAGCGCCTCGCGGACCATGCCCTGGAACATCAGCGCCGCCACCCGTCCGTTGGCCCCCGCCAGTCGCCCCTCGCGCTTCATTTCGGCCACGGAGAACTCGATGAAGTCGGCAAAGGGTCGCCAGCGGTTCTCGAAGAAGGCCCGCACCGCGTCACTGCCCTCCAGGACGCTGTGCAGCTCCATGCGCAGATAGTCCGGATCGGCGGCAACGCTTTCCACGTACAGCCGGGTCATGCGCCGCAACACGCTGCCGAAATCGTCAGGGCCGGCGACGATGGTTTCGACATAGCTCTCGCGCCGGCAGGCGATCTCGTTCAGCACCGCCTCGTACAGGGCCTGCTTGGAGGGAAAGTGGCGATAGAGCACCGCCGGACTGACCGCGACCCGGGCTGCGATCTCGTCCACCGACACCCCGTGATAGCCGCGATCGGCGAACAGCACCTTGGCCACGGCCAGGATGGCGGCACGGCGCTCCGCCGCCTTCATCCGCTGCACCATGATCTCTCCCCTCAGCCGAAGCGGTCCTGAATCACCACTTCGGCAAGTGGCAGCTGGCCAGGCCGCGGCCAGGGCTCGGCGGTACGTCGGCCGATGGCCAACGCCAGGGCGATGACGTGATCCTCCGGCAGGGCGATCAGCTCGGCCACCCGCTGGAAGTCAAAGCCGTCCATCGGGCAGCTGTCGTAGCCCATGTCCCGCGCCGCCAGCATCAGCGTCTGCGCGGCGATGCCGCAGGAACGCAGCGCCTCGTCACGCTGCACCTGGGGCTTGTCGCGGTAATAGGCGTCCAGCGCCGGCAGCACGAAATCGCGTACCTCGGCAGGGGCATTGGCCCAGTAGCGCTCCGGACGCTTCTGCCAGGCCTGCAGGTCGGCGCAGAGCACCAGGAACAGCGAGGCATCGGTGACCTGCGGCTGGTCCCAGGCGGCGACGCGGATCTGGCGCCGCAATTCGGGGTCGCTCACCCGGACGAAACGCCAGTGCTGGATGTTGAAGGCAGTGGGCGAGAGCAGCGCCAGTGACAGCAGGGCCTCGACCTCCGCCTCGCTCATCTGGTGCTCGGGGTCGAACTGCTTGATCGCCCGGCGGCAGCTATTAACCCGGCAACCAAATATGCCGTGTTCAGCCGCCGTGTGCCTGCCTGCGGCAAGGCATCGAAACGCCGCCGTAGCATGCCTACGGCAAGGTTCGATAACGCCGTCCGCAGGCAGGCACACGACGGCCGAACCCATTGAATCATATAATGATCGGGGCTTCAGGCCTGCCCCGGTCCGGCGTTCCGGCCCTTGACAAGGAGACCGACCCTTGCCGGCGGGCCGCGCCTTGTCCCGGAACAGGCCTGAAGCACTGAACACGGCATATTTGGCTGCCGGGTTAATAATGGCATCACGTGTTTCCATGGCATCCCCCTGATGGGGCCACCCGCGGCAGCGCTGCGCGCGGGTGGCCTGTCTCTCATCCCTTGCGAATCAGGAATTCGTACTCGCCGCCAGCATCGTTGGAGACGATCAGCTCGTTGCCCGTCTGCTTGCAGAAAGCCTCGAAATCCTTCACCGAGCCGGGATCGGTGGCGACGATTCGCAGCACCTGGCCGCTGCTCAGGGCGTTGATGCTCTTCTTGGCACGCAGGATCGGCAGCGGACAGTTCAGCCCGCGGGCGTCCAGTTCCTGGTCGAAT harbors:
- a CDS encoding FMN-binding protein; the protein is MQRLIILPLLWLLLTGLALARGTYQTPGDFIDQAFDGDPPRARVLWLKGALRKEVEDLLGHRYPSLRIRYWARGARSAWILDEIGKDEPITVGVVVDTGRIDRLRVLVFRESRGDEVRHPFFTRQFEGAALDGRQRLDRGIDNISGATLSVRALKKLARLALLLDRWRNRQAPEE
- a CDS encoding PepSY domain-containing protein, which translates into the protein MTRHKRRRLPLRSLYVWHRYLGVAVALLVTLLAISGLLLNHTEALQLDSRPVRSAWLLDWYGIEAPELQQHFSAAGHDFSQLDRQLYLDRQPIEGEYHRLFGVVSLDDLYVVGVGDGLLLLSPEGERIELLERSAGLPAGLRALGVDGEGRLLLRAAGGLFRPDADFLSWHPLAGEDEAAHWSKASPPPPRLARQLRQAYRAGILPLERVVLDLHSGRILGPWGVWLMDAAALGLLLLAASGSLLWWQQQRKRRAHRRERSKRGAHRGPTRQ
- the ptsP gene encoding phosphoenolpyruvate--protein phosphotransferase, which translates into the protein MLHRLRRIIQEVSEATDLQEALNIIVRRVKAAMGVDAASVYFRDFSDDRLVLMATEGLNPASIGRVRLRPGEGLVGLVVERAETVNLESGPSHRRYKHIHDTGEQAYHGFLGVPIIQHRTVLGVLVVRQRARRRFGEQDETFLLTLAAQLAGAISHAEASGGVAQLLQEVAGKAFTLRGLPGSPGLAIGNALVVYPPAKLEAIPDHRIEGEAIEREVARYRKALAGVEAEFRTLGERLGSALPAEDLALFEAFALMLSSDTLVDGGIERIRAGNWAPGALRETIAEHVTIFEDMDDPYLRERAADIRDLGRRILAHLEQDTPAHAEVDGPTVLVGEEISAAQLAEIPPQRLVGVVSARGSGSSHVAILAHALGIPAVMGVDELPAGRLEGQPLVVDGYRGRVFVKPTPAMLEEFQRLVREEDELKAGLEQLAALPAETPDGLRMPLYVNTGLLSDISPSLRSGADGVGLYRTEVPFMIRDGFPSEDEQTRIYRQVLEGFSPSPVTLRTLDVGGDKALPYFPVVEDNPFLGWRGVRLMLDHPELFLTQLRAILRASQGLSNLRLMLPMVSDVAEVDEAMDLLRRAHRELQEDGIPVRLPPLGVMIEVPSVLYQIDALAQRVDFFSVGTNDLTQYLLAVDRNNPRVAELYDSLHPAVLRALQQIVDGAHGQGRPVSVCGEMAGDPAAAILLLGLGVDSLSMSAGSLPRVKWVLRTISRQRARELVEAALGLEKAGAIRALLHNALDEAGLGGLIRAGK
- a CDS encoding RNA pyrophosphohydrolase, which codes for MIDIDGYRPNVGIILSNRDGRLLWARRIGQEAWQFPQGGIRTDETPEEALYRELGEEVGLAPEDVRIMGATRGWLRYRLPDRFIRRHCRPVCIGQKQVWFLLQLIGNESRVRLDRTDHPEFDRWRWVSYWHPLHEVVSFKRGVYKRALRELAPLLFPDGVPPIPHSGQAQVRHHRR
- a CDS encoding HAD family hydrolase, yielding MTLALFDLDNTLLAGDSDYLWGHFLVEQGIVDGDEYERENQRFYDQYKAGTLDIDEFLAFSLQPLAAHEPRQLHAWRETFLHTLIDPIILPAGRELLERHRQAGDTPVIITATNRFVTAPIAERLGVEHLLATEVEMRDGRYTGRSCGIPCFQEGKVRRLEAWLAEQGETLDGSWFYSDSHNDLPLLERVSRPVAVDPDESLRHTALERGWPVISLRD
- a CDS encoding iron ABC transporter permease; the protein is MPRTLPLLLGLAMLGLASLALALMAGSIPLRTSQVWAALLGDGAGEAGRIVLELRLPRALTAFAVGGLLALAGSLLQVLLRNPLADPYVLGTSGGAAVGALGALLLGLGSLGLGAGAFLGALASTLLVFGLARGLYDWSSTRLLLTGIVVAAGWGALIAFLLTISPERYLRGMLFWLMGDIGDPSLPLAGLWALPLTLTAAWLLARPLDLLARGELTAASLGVAVSGVRLAVYALTALATAVSVSYAGSVGFVGLIVPHMLRLAGARSHRSLLPGAALAGGSLLVLADTAARSLFAPLQLPVGILTALIGVPAFLFLLLRQAPREVT
- a CDS encoding ABC transporter ATP-binding protein; protein product: MSHLECLGLGVEIGGKWICRDTDLAFAPGQCWALLGRNGSGKTTLLHTLAGLRPPAAGEVRLDSRPLAVWPRRPLAQRLGLLLQDSHDAFPATVMETALMGRHPHLSNWGWETAADRAIARRSLARLGLEEMAKREVHSLSGGERRRLALATLLTQDPQLLLLDEPTNHLDLAHQIQCLRLFRELAAEGRTVLMVLHDINLAARFADHVLLLDGGRIETGPLEALFDAERLGRVFGHPLRAIETGDGQRLWLPL
- a CDS encoding TetR/AcrR family transcriptional regulator, whose translation is MVQRMKAAERRAAILAVAKVLFADRGYHGVSVDEIAARVAVSPAVLYRHFPSKQALYEAVLNEIACRRESYVETIVAGPDDFGSVLRRMTRLYVESVAADPDYLRMELHSVLEGSDAVRAFFENRWRPFADFIEFSVAEMKREGRLAGANGRVAALMFQGMVREALYSTCLHAPGRLADMPLPTLVDSLIDLFLAALGVEDRGT
- a CDS encoding nitroreductase family protein, which codes for MSEAEVEALLSLALLSPTAFNIQHWRFVRVSDPELRRQIRVAAWDQPQVTDASLFLVLCADLQAWQKRPERYWANAPAEVRDFVLPALDAYYRDKPQVQRDEALRSCGIAAQTLMLAARDMGYDSCPMDGFDFQRVAELIALPEDHVIALALAIGRRTAEPWPRPGQLPLAEVVIQDRFG
- a CDS encoding sulfurtransferase TusA family protein; this encodes MSAFDQELDARGLNCPLPILRAKKSINALSSGQVLRIVATDPGSVKDFEAFCKQTGNELIVSNDAGGEYEFLIRKG